In Oryza glaberrima chromosome 8, OglaRS2, whole genome shotgun sequence, the following are encoded in one genomic region:
- the LOC127782198 gene encoding Golgi SNAP receptor complex member 1-1, which produces MEASSWDALRKQARRLEAQLDDQMSAYRKLISMKSDGSENDIESDIERSLKQLQQVNSQMQTWVSSGGSEVLSHTLTRHMEILQDLTQEFYRLRSSLRAKQQHASLLDLRDFDRAKFDVEEGADSDQALLKEQAAISRSTGQMDTVISQAQATLGTLMLQRSTFGGITTKISNVSSRLPTINQILSSIKRKKSMDTIILSLVASVCAFLIFIYWMSK; this is translated from the exons atggaggcGTCTTCCTGGGACGCCCTCCGCAAGCAG GCAAGGAGGCTAGAAGCTCAGTTAGATGACCAAATGAGTGCTTACCGTAAATTGATTTCCATGAAATCTGATGGTTCTGAGAATGATATCGAGTCCGATATAGAAAGATCGCTGAAGCAACTTCAGCAAGTAAATTCTCAAATGCAGACATGGGTATCATCAGGAGGCTCAGAAGTCCTTTCTCATACATTGACTCGTCATATGGAGATATTGCAAGACCTTACACAG GAATTCTATCGCCTCCGATCAAGCCTTAGAGCAAAGCAACAACATGCTTCTCTTCTTGACTTGAGAGATTTTGACAGAGCGAAGTTTGATGTTGAAGAGGGTGCTGACTCTGATCAAGCTCTGCTCAAAGAACAAGCTGCGATCAGCAGGAGTACTGGGCAG ATGGATACCGTGATATCACAAGCTCAAGCTACATTAGGCACACTTATGTTGCAACGATCAACATTTGGTGGTATTACTACGAAGATAAGCAACGTTAGCAGTCGGCTCCCTACG ATTAATCAAATTCTTTCATCCATCAAAAGAAAGAAATCGATGGACACCATTATTCTATCCCTGGTTGCATCTGTTTGtgcatttcttatttttatctATTGGATGTCAAAGTAA